The following coding sequences are from one Pseudonocardia sp. EC080619-01 window:
- a CDS encoding methionine ABC transporter permease translates to MNTDWAGLQPVLLLSILQTAYMVFWTMLIAGVLGLLLGVALHTTRAGGLFANRFVFTVLNVLVNLVRPIPFIIFITAVGPVTLLVMGTTIGTRSVLFPMIAMATFVIGRIVEQNLVSVDPAVVEAARAMGASRSRIVWSVLVPEALAPLVLGYTFIFVAVVDMSAMAGYVGGGGLGDFAISYGYQQFDWPVTLLTVAIIVVVVQLAQLAGNTIARRVLHR, encoded by the coding sequence ATGAACACCGACTGGGCCGGCCTGCAGCCGGTGCTGCTGCTGTCGATCCTGCAGACCGCCTACATGGTGTTCTGGACGATGCTGATCGCGGGCGTGCTCGGCCTGCTGCTCGGCGTCGCCCTGCACACCACCCGCGCGGGCGGGCTGTTCGCGAACCGGTTCGTGTTCACCGTGCTCAACGTGCTGGTGAACCTGGTCCGGCCGATCCCCTTCATCATCTTCATCACGGCCGTCGGGCCGGTGACGCTGCTGGTCATGGGCACGACGATCGGCACCCGGTCGGTGCTGTTCCCGATGATCGCGATGGCGACGTTCGTGATCGGCCGGATCGTCGAGCAGAACCTGGTGTCGGTCGATCCCGCCGTCGTCGAGGCGGCCCGGGCGATGGGGGCGAGCCGGTCCCGGATCGTGTGGAGCGTGCTGGTGCCCGAGGCGCTGGCCCCGCTGGTGCTCGGCTACACCTTCATCTTCGTCGCGGTCGTCGACATGTCGGCGATGGCCGGGTACGTCGGCGGTGGCGGGCTCGGCGACTTCGCGATCTCCTACGGCTACCAGCAGTTCGACTGGCCGGTGACGCTGCTGACGGTGGCGATCATCGTCGTCGTCGTCCAGCTGGCGCAGCTGGCCGGGAACACGATCGCGCGCCGGGTGTTGCACCGGTAG
- a CDS encoding DUF3040 domain-containing protein, with product MSATLPPPPPSQPAGGMPEPDPRHGARPLDRDEERALAGLEGELRRSDPDLDTGMTALETTEAQPAAGHGSADRVLQAVAIGVIVLVLVPGEWLAGILSFGLLLGVPFAMAMIAARARRDSARKADETGETGDERRD from the coding sequence ATGTCCGCCACACTGCCGCCCCCACCGCCGTCGCAGCCGGCCGGTGGGATGCCGGAACCCGACCCGCGCCACGGCGCACGGCCGCTCGACCGCGACGAGGAACGCGCGCTCGCCGGCCTCGAGGGTGAGCTGCGCAGGTCGGACCCCGACCTCGACACCGGGATGACCGCGCTCGAGACCACCGAGGCACAGCCCGCCGCCGGCCACGGCTCGGCGGACCGGGTGCTCCAGGCGGTCGCGATCGGCGTCATCGTGCTCGTGCTGGTGCCCGGTGAGTGGCTGGCCGGCATCCTGTCGTTCGGGTTGCTCCTGGGTGTCCCGTTCGCCATGGCGATGATCGCCGCGCGGGCCCGGCGGGACAGCGCCCGAAAGGCCGACGAGACCGGCGAGACCGGCGACGAGCGCCGGGACTGA
- a CDS encoding ABC transporter permease subunit, which produces MSSTTLARTAGDRRVAAHPASTTRRLPDLRRWISPVAILLVWQLASTTGLLAEDELASPLRVVTAAVDVTASGELPEGLLVSLGRVATGLVLGLVVGVGLGLLSGLSRWGDHLVDPPVQMLRTLPHLGLVPLFILWFGIGELPKVLLVALGVLFPMYLNVHAGVRGVDPKLLEAASVSGFTRAERLRHVVLPGAMPSTLTGLRLALGIAWLSIIVAETTSADAGLGYMIMNAREFLRTDVIVVGLAVYALLGLGTDLLVRRLERTVLAWRPAGPAGGDR; this is translated from the coding sequence GTGTCATCGACCACCCTCGCCCGCACCGCGGGCGACCGGCGCGTCGCCGCCCACCCGGCGTCGACGACCCGCCGCCTGCCCGACCTCCGGCGGTGGATCTCACCCGTCGCGATCCTGCTGGTCTGGCAGCTCGCGTCCACCACCGGCCTGCTCGCCGAGGACGAGCTCGCCTCGCCGCTGCGGGTCGTGACCGCCGCCGTCGACGTGACGGCGAGCGGCGAGCTGCCCGAGGGCCTGCTCGTCTCGCTCGGACGGGTCGCGACCGGGCTCGTCCTGGGCCTGGTCGTCGGGGTCGGGCTGGGTCTGCTGTCCGGGCTGTCGCGGTGGGGCGACCACCTGGTGGACCCGCCGGTGCAGATGCTGCGCACCCTGCCGCACCTCGGTCTGGTGCCGCTGTTCATCCTCTGGTTCGGCATCGGTGAGCTGCCGAAGGTGCTGCTCGTCGCGCTCGGGGTGCTGTTCCCGATGTACCTCAACGTGCACGCCGGTGTCCGCGGGGTGGATCCGAAGCTCCTGGAGGCCGCGTCGGTCTCCGGGTTCACGCGGGCCGAGCGGCTGCGGCACGTGGTGCTGCCCGGCGCGATGCCCTCGACGCTGACCGGGCTGCGCCTCGCGCTCGGGATCGCCTGGTTGTCGATCATCGTCGCGGAGACGACGTCGGCCGACGCCGGGCTCGGCTACATGATCATGAACGCCCGGGAGTTCCTGCGCACCGACGTGATCGTCGTCGGGCTCGCGGTCTACGCCCTGCTGGGGCTCGGCACCGACCTGCTGGTGCGGAGGCTGGAACGGACCGTGCTGGCCTGGCGCCCCGCCGGCCCGGCGGGGGGCGACCGGTGA
- a CDS encoding ABC transporter ATP-binding protein, translating to MSARVHGLVREFGGRRVLDGLDLTIGHGEFVALLGRSGSGKSTLLRLLAGLDGAADPGVSGTVEVPGSVAVAFQEPRLLPWRPVRDNLSLGLHRDLHGDTPTGVADRALAEVGLTERADAWPLTLSGGEAQRASLARALVREPDLLLLDEPFGALDALTRITMHRLVLDLWHRHRPGVLLVTHDVDEALLLADRVLVLSDGRIGREHRPGERPRDPDRLSALRRTVLDELGVVDDAA from the coding sequence GTGAGCGCCCGCGTCCACGGTCTCGTCCGCGAGTTCGGGGGCCGCCGGGTCCTCGACGGTCTCGACCTGACGATCGGCCACGGCGAGTTCGTCGCCCTGCTCGGCCGCTCCGGCTCCGGCAAGTCCACCCTGCTGCGGCTGCTCGCCGGGCTCGACGGCGCCGCCGATCCCGGCGTGAGCGGCACCGTCGAGGTCCCGGGGTCGGTCGCCGTGGCCTTCCAGGAGCCGCGCCTGCTGCCCTGGCGCCCGGTCCGCGACAACCTGTCGCTCGGCCTGCACCGCGACCTGCACGGCGACACCCCGACCGGTGTGGCCGACCGGGCCCTCGCCGAGGTCGGGCTCACCGAGCGGGCCGACGCCTGGCCGCTGACGCTGTCCGGCGGCGAGGCCCAGCGCGCGTCGCTCGCCAGGGCGCTGGTCCGCGAGCCGGACCTCCTGCTGCTCGACGAGCCGTTCGGGGCGCTCGACGCGCTGACCCGGATCACCATGCACCGGCTCGTCCTGGACCTGTGGCACCGACACCGGCCCGGCGTGCTGCTGGTGACCCACGACGTCGACGAGGCGTTGCTGCTCGCCGACCGCGTGCTCGTGCTGTCCGACGGCCGGATCGGCCGCGAGCACCGGCCCGGCGAGCGCCCGCGTGACCCGGACCGGCTGTCCGCGTTGCGCCGCACCGTGCTCGACGAGCTCGGGGTGGTCGACGATGCGGCGTGA
- a CDS encoding ABC transporter substrate-binding protein — translation MRRELRPAALLAPVLAAVLTLAGCSGVPVTRPPVQPPVEDSALGGVTLVVGDQKGGSQSLLRAAGLLDGLPYRVEWRTFTSGPPLIEAARAGAIDLGGTGNTPAIFAAAAKARVQIVSANRGNVASDAVLVRGDSPLRSVEELRGKRIAVGKGTSAHGQLLYSLRAAGLTLDDVDLTYLAPADAYGAFRQGDVDAWAVWDPYTAQAELDDGARVLADGEGTANGFGFQVASNAALAEPARSAAVGDLLARIAAAQTYSDTHREERAAVWSQETKLPIAVTRRAAERGPDLPVPLDDGVVASQQQLADAFTEAGVVPGRADFAAFVDRRFEATTLEAARNGIPGTPTDTRGGAR, via the coding sequence ATGCGGCGTGAGCTCCGGCCCGCCGCACTCCTCGCGCCGGTGCTGGCCGCCGTGCTCACGCTCGCCGGGTGCTCGGGAGTCCCGGTGACCCGGCCGCCGGTCCAGCCGCCGGTGGAGGACTCCGCGCTCGGCGGCGTGACGCTCGTCGTCGGCGACCAGAAGGGCGGGTCGCAGTCACTGCTGCGCGCGGCCGGGCTGCTCGACGGCCTGCCGTACCGGGTGGAGTGGCGGACCTTCACCTCCGGGCCGCCGCTGATCGAGGCGGCCCGCGCGGGCGCGATCGACCTCGGCGGCACCGGCAACACCCCGGCGATCTTCGCGGCGGCCGCGAAGGCCCGGGTGCAGATCGTCTCGGCCAACCGCGGCAACGTCGCGAGCGACGCGGTGCTGGTGCGCGGCGACTCGCCGCTGCGCTCCGTCGAGGAGCTGCGCGGCAAGCGGATCGCCGTCGGGAAGGGCACCTCGGCGCACGGGCAGCTGCTCTACTCGTTGCGCGCCGCCGGCCTGACCCTCGACGACGTCGACCTCACCTACCTCGCCCCCGCGGACGCCTACGGGGCGTTCCGCCAGGGCGACGTCGACGCCTGGGCCGTCTGGGACCCCTACACCGCGCAGGCCGAGCTCGACGACGGCGCCCGGGTCCTCGCCGACGGCGAGGGCACCGCGAACGGGTTCGGCTTCCAGGTCGCGTCCAACGCGGCGCTCGCCGAACCGGCGAGGAGCGCCGCCGTCGGCGACCTGCTCGCCCGGATCGCGGCCGCGCAGACCTACTCCGACACCCACCGCGAGGAGCGGGCCGCGGTGTGGAGCCAGGAGACGAAGCTCCCGATCGCGGTGACCCGGCGCGCCGCCGAGCGCGGCCCGGACCTGCCCGTCCCGCTCGACGACGGCGTCGTCGCCTCCCAGCAGCAGCTGGCCGACGCGTTCACCGAGGCCGGCGTCGTCCCGGGCCGGGCGGACTTCGCCGCGTTCGTCGACCGCCGCTTCGAGGCGACCACGCTGGAGGCCGCCCGGAACGGGATCCCCGGCACCCCCACCGACACCCGAGGAGGCGCACGATGA
- a CDS encoding TerC family protein — translation MNVPLWVWLATLAAVIGMLVFDFVGHARDPHEPTLRESAIWSAGYIAIALLFGVGVGVFSGWQYGGEYMAGWLTEKALSVDNLFVFLLIMTSFAVPKIHQQKVLLIGIAIAIVMRGAFIAVGAVIIEQFVAVFYLFAIILFWLAYSQIKEALSADDEDEKDAGDSRLIRMVRKVLPTSTEYDGAKLVTRIDGKRLLTPMALVIVAIGLTDLLFAFDSIPAIFGLTQEPFLVFTANAFALLGLRQLYFLIGGLLERLIYLAHGLSVILAFIGVKLTLHALHENNVPFINGGQPVPVPEVPIWLSLLVITGTIAVAAIASLVVSRRRAAEGGGADDAPVASGSSGAEASAGVQPGTGSAGADRSAGADRSAGADAAGSAADGSGERADEPVDSTSGGRPADDGR, via the coding sequence ATGAACGTCCCTCTCTGGGTGTGGCTGGCGACGCTCGCCGCCGTCATCGGCATGCTCGTGTTCGACTTCGTCGGGCACGCCCGCGACCCGCACGAGCCCACACTGCGCGAGTCGGCCATCTGGTCCGCCGGCTACATCGCGATCGCCCTGCTGTTCGGCGTCGGCGTCGGCGTCTTCTCCGGCTGGCAGTACGGCGGCGAGTACATGGCCGGCTGGCTGACCGAGAAGGCACTCTCGGTCGACAACCTGTTCGTCTTCCTGCTGATCATGACCAGCTTCGCCGTGCCGAAGATCCACCAGCAGAAGGTGCTGCTGATCGGCATCGCGATAGCGATCGTCATGCGCGGCGCGTTCATCGCGGTCGGCGCGGTGATCATCGAGCAGTTCGTCGCCGTGTTCTACCTGTTCGCGATCATCCTGTTCTGGCTGGCGTACTCCCAGATCAAGGAGGCCCTGTCCGCCGACGACGAGGACGAGAAGGACGCCGGCGACTCCCGGCTGATCCGCATGGTGCGCAAGGTCCTCCCGACCTCCACCGAGTACGACGGCGCCAAGCTCGTCACCCGGATCGACGGCAAGCGGCTGCTGACCCCGATGGCCCTGGTCATCGTCGCGATCGGTCTCACCGACCTGCTGTTCGCGTTCGACTCGATCCCGGCGATCTTCGGTCTGACCCAGGAGCCGTTCCTGGTGTTCACTGCGAACGCCTTCGCCCTGCTCGGGCTGCGCCAGCTGTACTTCCTGATCGGCGGGCTGCTGGAGCGCCTGATCTACCTGGCACACGGGCTGTCGGTGATCCTCGCCTTCATCGGCGTGAAGCTCACCCTGCACGCGCTGCACGAGAACAACGTGCCCTTCATCAACGGCGGGCAGCCGGTGCCGGTGCCCGAGGTGCCGATCTGGCTGTCGCTGCTGGTCATCACGGGCACCATCGCGGTCGCGGCGATCGCCAGCCTCGTGGTGTCGAGGCGCCGGGCCGCGGAGGGCGGGGGCGCGGACGACGCCCCGGTCGCATCCGGTTCCTCGGGCGCCGAGGCCTCCGCCGGCGTACAGCCGGGTACCGGGTCCGCCGGTGCCGATCGGTCCGCCGGTGCCGACCGGTCCGCCGGTGCCGACGCCGCCGGGTCCGCTGCCGACGGCTCCGGCGAGCGCGCCGACGAGCCCGTCGACAGCACCTCCGGCGGCCGCCCCGCCGACGACGGCCGCTAG
- a CDS encoding NtaA/DmoA family FMN-dependent monooxygenase (This protein belongs to a clade of FMN-dependent monooxygenases, within a broader family of flavin-dependent oxidoreductases, the luciferase-like monooxygenase (LMM) family, some of whose members use coenzyme F420 rather than FMN.): MPRKQIHLAAHFPGVNNTTVWSDPASGSHIDFDSFAHFARTAERARFDFLFLAEGLRLREHRGEIYDLDVMGRPDTFTILNALAAVTDRLGLAGTINSTFTEPYDVARQFASLDHLSGGRAAWNVVTSWDAFTGENFRRGGFLPKEKRYSRAKEQLAATAAIWDSRTGPEDRGRFDYTSDQFDVHGRFALPRSPQGRPVILQAGDSQEGREFAAASADAIFSRHAEPGAGRAFLADVKGRLARYGRGWDDLKILPAATYVLGDTDAEAAERAEVIRYQQVSPQTAIVFAEQLWNTDLSDRDPDGPLPEFDPVEGELVSQGRASVRQYRDPKAVADQWRALAAEKGLSLRETVIEVTGRHTFVGSPATVAGAIDDAVQTDAADGYVLVPHVTPGGLDEFADRVVPLLQERGSFRTDYTGTTLREHLGLPAVATTTDPTAAATAAPDA, translated from the coding sequence ATGCCGCGCAAGCAGATCCATCTCGCCGCGCACTTCCCGGGCGTCAACAACACGACGGTCTGGAGCGACCCGGCGTCCGGCAGCCACATCGACTTCGACTCGTTCGCGCACTTCGCACGGACCGCGGAACGGGCGAGGTTCGACTTCCTGTTCCTCGCCGAGGGACTGCGGCTGCGCGAGCACCGCGGGGAGATCTACGACCTCGACGTCATGGGCCGGCCGGACACCTTCACGATCCTGAACGCGCTCGCGGCCGTCACGGACCGGCTGGGCCTGGCCGGGACGATCAACTCGACGTTCACCGAGCCGTACGACGTCGCCCGCCAGTTCGCGTCGCTGGACCACCTGTCCGGCGGCCGGGCCGCGTGGAACGTGGTGACGTCGTGGGACGCCTTCACCGGCGAGAACTTCCGGCGCGGCGGCTTCCTCCCGAAGGAGAAGCGGTACTCGCGGGCGAAGGAGCAGCTCGCCGCGACGGCCGCGATCTGGGACTCCCGCACGGGGCCCGAGGACCGCGGCAGGTTCGACTACACCTCCGACCAGTTCGACGTGCACGGCCGGTTCGCGCTCCCCCGCAGCCCGCAGGGCCGCCCGGTGATCCTGCAGGCCGGTGACTCGCAGGAGGGACGCGAGTTCGCCGCGGCGTCGGCGGACGCGATCTTCTCCCGGCACGCCGAGCCCGGGGCCGGGCGTGCGTTCCTCGCCGACGTGAAGGGCCGCCTGGCCCGGTACGGCCGCGGGTGGGACGACCTGAAGATCCTGCCCGCCGCGACCTACGTGCTGGGCGACACCGACGCCGAGGCCGCCGAGCGTGCCGAGGTGATCCGCTACCAGCAGGTCAGCCCGCAGACGGCGATCGTGTTCGCCGAGCAGCTGTGGAACACCGATCTGTCGGACCGCGACCCGGACGGTCCGCTGCCCGAGTTCGACCCGGTCGAGGGCGAGCTGGTCTCGCAGGGCAGGGCGAGCGTGCGGCAGTACCGGGACCCGAAGGCCGTCGCCGACCAGTGGCGGGCGCTCGCCGCCGAGAAGGGCCTCTCACTGCGCGAGACGGTCATCGAGGTGACCGGGCGGCACACCTTCGTCGGGAGCCCGGCGACGGTGGCCGGCGCGATCGACGACGCGGTGCAGACCGACGCCGCCGACGGCTACGTCCTCGTCCCGCACGTCACCCCGGGCGGGCTCGACGAGTTCGCCGACCGGGTGGTCCCGCTGCTGCAGGAGCGGGGCTCTTTCCGCACCGACTACACGGGGACGACGCTGCGCGAGCACCTCGGGCTCCCGGCCGTCGCGACGACGACCGACCCGACCGCGGCCGCCACCGCAGCGCCCGACGCCTGA
- a CDS encoding methionine ABC transporter ATP-binding protein — translation MGTPAPPAVISFSGATRTFPARRGPGVTAVDGVDLDVAEGGITGVIGWSGAGKSTLVRMINALELPTSGTVTVRGRVTSELSERGLRELRGEVGMIFQQFALLQSRTVAGNVGYPLRVAGWSREARRERVAELLEFVGLSDLAGRYPARLSGGQKQRVGIARALATSPSILLADEATSALDPETTREVLALLRRVNAELGTTVVVITHEMEVAAAICDRVVVMEDGAVIEHGDVYDVFAVPSHPATKRFVHGVLQDVPSADTVQRLRERHPGRLVTVAVGGTGTGAADAQDAVARIPAEHGVRSTVVHGGIRELAGRPVGSLTLELTGADAAVQACVDELSRAARVTELSVNSQEPSA, via the coding sequence ATGGGCACGCCGGCACCGCCGGCGGTCATCTCCTTCTCGGGGGCGACCCGCACGTTCCCGGCCCGCCGGGGCCCCGGGGTCACCGCCGTCGACGGCGTCGATCTCGACGTCGCCGAGGGCGGGATCACCGGCGTGATCGGCTGGTCCGGGGCGGGCAAGTCGACCCTCGTCCGGATGATCAACGCGCTGGAGCTGCCGACGTCGGGCACCGTCACGGTGCGCGGCCGGGTCACCTCGGAGCTGTCCGAGCGCGGCCTGCGCGAGCTGCGCGGCGAGGTCGGGATGATCTTCCAGCAGTTCGCGCTGCTGCAGTCCCGCACCGTGGCCGGCAACGTCGGCTACCCGCTCCGGGTCGCCGGCTGGTCCCGGGAGGCCCGCCGGGAACGGGTCGCGGAGCTGCTCGAGTTCGTCGGCCTGTCCGATCTCGCCGGGCGCTACCCGGCCCGGCTCTCCGGCGGGCAGAAGCAGCGGGTCGGGATCGCGCGGGCGCTCGCGACCTCGCCGTCGATCCTGCTCGCCGACGAGGCGACCAGCGCGCTGGACCCGGAGACCACCCGTGAGGTGCTCGCGCTGCTGCGCAGGGTCAACGCCGAGCTCGGCACCACCGTCGTCGTGATCACTCACGAGATGGAGGTGGCCGCGGCGATCTGCGACCGCGTCGTCGTCATGGAGGACGGTGCGGTCATCGAGCACGGCGACGTGTACGACGTGTTCGCCGTGCCCTCGCACCCGGCGACGAAGCGGTTCGTGCACGGCGTGCTGCAGGACGTGCCGTCCGCGGACACGGTGCAGCGGCTGCGGGAGCGCCACCCCGGACGGCTGGTGACGGTCGCCGTCGGCGGGACCGGTACCGGCGCCGCCGACGCCCAGGACGCCGTCGCCCGGATCCCCGCCGAGCACGGTGTACGCAGCACGGTCGTGCACGGCGGCATCCGCGAGCTCGCCGGGCGTCCGGTGGGCAGCCTGACCCTCGAACTGACCGGTGCCGACGCGGCCGTGCAGGCCTGCGTCGACGAGCTGTCCCGGGCCGCCCGCGTGACGGAGCTGTCCGTGAACTCCCAGGAGCCGTCCGCATGA
- a CDS encoding putative leader peptide, translating into MTEREQWWGPVSGPGHLLTRRRHVDLLRLAGCTCR; encoded by the coding sequence GTGACCGAGCGCGAGCAGTGGTGGGGACCGGTGTCCGGTCCCGGGCACCTGCTCACCCGGCGCCGGCACGTCGACCTGCTCCGGCTCGCCGGCTGCACCTGTCGCTGA
- a CDS encoding LLM class flavin-dependent oxidoreductase — protein MSGAIVPHWFLPTSGDGRTIVARRHADRGEAGSTAREAGIDYLAQIARAAESQGFHGVLTPTGTFCEDAWLTTAALLRETRTLRYLVAFRPGVVSPTLAAQQASTYQRVSGGRLMLNIVTGGDAVEQQRFGDHADHAERYARTDEFLSVLRGAWGPEPFDFAGRHYDVTGATTLAPPDPVPPVYFGGSSDAALPVAARHADVYLTWGEPPAAVAEKIGRVRKLADELGRSPRFGIRLHVITRDTAEEAWAEAGRLLDALDPAEIERAQATLRSSQSVGQQRMLALHGGSRDALTISPNLWAGVGLVRGGAGTALVGSHTEVADRIAEYHEIGVDEFVLSGYPHLEEAYRVGEGVLPELRRRGLLAAPPR, from the coding sequence ATGAGCGGCGCGATCGTCCCCCACTGGTTCCTGCCGACGTCCGGCGACGGCCGCACGATCGTCGCCCGGCGGCACGCCGACCGCGGCGAGGCCGGCAGCACCGCACGCGAGGCGGGCATCGACTACCTCGCCCAGATCGCCCGGGCCGCCGAGTCGCAGGGGTTCCACGGCGTGCTGACCCCGACGGGCACGTTCTGCGAGGACGCCTGGCTGACCACCGCGGCGCTGCTGCGGGAGACCCGCACGCTGCGCTACCTGGTGGCGTTCCGGCCGGGCGTCGTCTCCCCGACCCTGGCCGCCCAGCAGGCGTCGACCTACCAGCGGGTCTCCGGCGGCCGGTTGATGCTCAACATCGTCACCGGCGGCGACGCCGTCGAGCAGCAACGGTTCGGCGACCACGCCGACCACGCCGAGCGCTACGCCCGCACCGACGAGTTCCTGTCCGTGCTGCGCGGCGCGTGGGGCCCCGAGCCGTTCGACTTCGCCGGCCGGCACTACGACGTCACCGGTGCGACCACGCTCGCCCCGCCGGACCCGGTGCCGCCGGTCTACTTCGGAGGGTCGTCGGACGCGGCGCTCCCGGTCGCGGCCCGGCACGCCGACGTCTACCTGACCTGGGGCGAGCCGCCCGCGGCCGTCGCCGAGAAGATCGGGCGGGTGCGCAAGCTCGCCGACGAGCTCGGGCGCAGCCCGCGGTTCGGGATCCGGCTGCACGTGATCACCAGGGACACCGCGGAGGAGGCGTGGGCGGAGGCCGGCCGGCTGCTCGACGCGCTCGACCCGGCCGAGATCGAGCGGGCACAGGCGACCCTGCGGTCGAGCCAGTCGGTCGGCCAGCAGCGGATGCTCGCCCTGCACGGCGGGTCCCGGGACGCGCTGACGATCTCGCCGAACCTGTGGGCGGGCGTCGGGCTAGTCCGCGGCGGCGCCGGGACCGCGCTGGTGGGGTCGCACACCGAGGTGGCGGACCGGATCGCCGAGTACCACGAGATCGGCGTCGACGAGTTCGTGCTGTCCGGCTACCCGCACCTCGAGGAGGCGTACCGGGTCGGCGAGGGCGTGCTCCCCGAGCTCCGGCGCCGCGGGCTGCTGGCCGCGCCGCCCCGTTGA
- a CDS encoding MetQ/NlpA family ABC transporter substrate-binding protein gives MRLLRALTLLIPAAVLAAGCAAPGESGSGAGDGEDRTVRIGVSDGAEPYWNVFTEKAAAEGITVELVNFTDYNQPNPALSQGQLDLNQFQHLQYLANYNVQNDDDLVPVGATAVYPLPLYSAKHTDLAQIPQGGQIVIPNDAVNQARALNVLQSAGLLRLTDGGTTTSTPADIDRAASTVTVTPVDAAQTAANLPSADGAVVNNNYATSANLTADQVLYGEDPDSDAAKPYINLFVARADQAQDPDFATLVRIYHDQQVLDAARKDLGEDGVFRDNTPEDLQQTLSGIEQQLRAG, from the coding sequence ATGCGCCTGCTGCGCGCACTGACGTTGCTGATCCCCGCCGCCGTTCTCGCCGCGGGCTGCGCCGCGCCCGGCGAGTCGGGCTCCGGAGCCGGTGACGGGGAGGACCGGACCGTCCGGATCGGCGTCTCCGACGGCGCCGAGCCCTACTGGAACGTCTTCACGGAGAAGGCGGCCGCCGAGGGCATCACCGTCGAGCTGGTCAACTTCACCGACTACAACCAGCCGAACCCGGCGCTGTCCCAGGGCCAGCTGGACCTCAACCAGTTCCAGCACCTGCAGTACCTCGCGAACTACAACGTCCAGAACGACGACGACCTGGTGCCGGTCGGCGCGACCGCGGTCTACCCGCTGCCGCTGTACTCGGCGAAGCACACCGACCTGGCACAGATCCCGCAGGGCGGCCAGATCGTCATCCCGAACGACGCCGTCAACCAGGCCCGCGCGCTCAACGTCCTGCAGTCCGCCGGGCTGCTGCGCCTCACCGACGGCGGCACGACGACGTCGACGCCCGCCGACATCGACCGGGCCGCCTCGACGGTCACCGTCACGCCGGTCGACGCCGCCCAGACCGCGGCGAACCTGCCCAGCGCCGACGGCGCGGTCGTCAACAACAACTACGCGACCTCGGCGAACCTCACCGCCGACCAGGTGCTCTACGGCGAGGACCCGGACTCGGACGCGGCGAAGCCCTACATCAACCTCTTCGTCGCCCGCGCCGACCAGGCGCAGGACCCGGACTTCGCGACGCTGGTCCGGATCTACCACGACCAGCAGGTGCTCGACGCGGCCCGCAAGGACCTCGGCGAGGACGGTGTCTTCCGGGACAACACCCCCGAGGACCTGCAGCAGACCCTGTCCGGCATCGAGCAGCAGCTGCGGGCGGGCTGA